In Borrelia hispanica CRI, a genomic segment contains:
- a CDS encoding RNA-guided endonuclease TnpB family protein, with translation MGANKAYKYRIYPNTNQKKYFSKVFGCVRFLYNKMLSDKKDYYEKNKQSLITYPSKYKEEFPFLKEVDSLALCNAQLDLNSAYSNFFREIKKGNRTQGFPKYKSKKNRQTFRTNNQKNSIRIENDYIKLPKIGFVKLALHRNIKSNEVIKNVVVEKDTDDKYYISVAVECLDVKNNDKTKCNKKEIVGIDMSMRHFLVSSGGEKINHPKCLLKNERKLKKCQRKLSKKQKGSRNRAKSRLRVAKLHRKISNQRKDFLHKLSYYFVANYKNIVIESLSIKSMQKGMFGKSVNDLGWHEFVRQLSYKSEWYGAYLHKVDRYFPSSKLCNNCGIKNTTLKLSDIRWSCRSCNTLHDRDINAALNLKAYYYKEIK, from the coding sequence ATGGGTGCTAATAAAGCTTATAAGTACAGAATATATCCTAACACTAATCAAAAGAAATACTTTTCAAAAGTATTTGGATGCGTAAGATTTTTGTATAACAAAATGTTAAGTGATAAGAAAGATTATTATGAAAAAAATAAACAAAGTCTTATTACTTATCCAAGCAAATATAAAGAAGAATTTCCATTTTTAAAGGAAGTTGATAGTTTAGCTCTTTGCAATGCCCAACTTGATTTAAATTCTGCGTATAGTAATTTTTTTAGAGAAATTAAAAAAGGAAATAGAACACAAGGATTTCCTAAATATAAAAGTAAGAAAAATAGACAAACCTTTAGAACTAATAATCAAAAAAATTCAATAAGAATAGAAAATGATTATATAAAGCTACCTAAAATAGGATTTGTAAAGTTGGCTCTACATAGGAATATTAAAAGCAATGAAGTTATTAAAAATGTAGTAGTAGAAAAAGATACTGATGATAAATATTATATTTCAGTAGCAGTTGAGTGCTTAGATGTTAAAAATAACGATAAAACTAAATGCAATAAAAAAGAGATAGTTGGTATTGATATGAGCATGAGGCATTTTTTAGTAAGTAGTGGGGGTGAGAAAATCAATCATCCCAAATGTTTACTAAAAAATGAACGTAAACTCAAGAAATGCCAAAGAAAACTATCAAAAAAACAAAAGGGCTCTAGGAATAGAGCTAAATCTAGATTAAGAGTTGCCAAGTTGCATAGGAAAATTTCAAATCAAAGAAAAGATTTTTTACATAAATTATCTTATTATTTTGTAGCTAATTATAAAAATATAGTAATAGAAAGCCTATCAATTAAAAGTATGCAAAAAGGAATGTTTGGCAAAAGTGTTAATGATTTAGGATGGCATGAGTTTGTAAGACAATTATCGTATAAATCAGAGTGGTACGGAGCCTATTTACATAAAGTTGATAGATATTTTCCATCAAGCAAGCTATGCAACAATTGCGGTATTAAAAATACAACTCTAAAATTAAGTGATATTAGGTGGAGTTGTAGGAGTTGTAACACTTTGCACGATAGAGATATAAATGCAGCTCTAAATCTTAAAGCTTATTATTATAAGGAAATAAAA
- a CDS encoding S2/P23 family protein, protein MNTKTLLPIITTMFFIQCNNATDEQIQYKTKIPKKSNTIHDESLRKINNLTQNTINKQINSKSILTQLIKEPYETIEGNKLIKISLFLITTTTLTVTWIKNKAISIKGEDGKPLNELINKIRYSYSISPIKENGNFSNKIMPIVLFETTQNGQDLEVTSFTLTDEPDLDFNKRQYSSVSSLFYTPPKTETSQENGYINAHPFWIANKNNEVIKALTKNQSIKAKIKVCNKNSKITTEYSIILETHYLSHLIKEILQKYPQINTVAPEFKLL, encoded by the coding sequence ATGAATACAAAAACATTATTACCAATAATTACAACTATGTTCTTCATTCAATGCAATAACGCAACAGATGAACAGATACAATATAAAACAAAAATACCAAAAAAGTCTAATACCATACATGATGAATCTTTAAGAAAGATTAACAATCTTACTCAAAACACAATCAATAAACAAATAAACTCTAAATCAATATTAACACAACTTATTAAAGAACCATATGAAACAATTGAAGGAAATAAATTAATTAAAATTTCTCTTTTCTTAATAACTACAACAACACTCACAGTAACATGGATTAAAAACAAAGCCATAAGTATTAAAGGAGAAGATGGGAAACCTTTAAATGAACTTATCAATAAAATAAGATATTCTTATTCAATATCACCTATTAAAGAAAATGGAAATTTTAGTAATAAAATTATGCCTATCGTTCTATTTGAAACAACACAAAATGGACAGGATCTTGAAGTTACAAGCTTTACTTTAACAGATGAACCAGATTTAGATTTTAATAAAAGACAATATTCATCGGTATCTTCTCTTTTCTACACACCACCAAAAACTGAAACATCACAAGAGAATGGATACATTAATGCACATCCATTCTGGATAGCAAATAAAAATAATGAGGTAATAAAAGCACTAACAAAAAATCAATCAATCAAAGCTAAAATAAAAGTTTGCAATAAAAATAGTAAAATCACTACAGAATACAGTATAATTCTAGAAACTCATTATCTATCTCACTTAATAAAAGAAATACTTCAAAAATATCCACAAATAAATACGGTTGCTCCGGAATTTAAACTTTTATAA
- a CDS encoding S2/P23 family protein, with translation MNTKILLSIPTVVICTQCNNTTNEKLQYEENLAKEIISKRKEYIEKFEDLQSRTINPTEELNKSLKEPYETIEGNKTITVFALVMNTKTNVTWIKNKALTINGLDSKPISELQNKIRYSYSISPIYENRALSKKIMPIVLFETTQNGQDFEVTSFTLTDAPKLNFNKREYSALTSIFYTPPKSEKSQENGYVNAYPFWIANKNDEVIKALTQNRLIRAKIKVKNPKTRFAEEYDIELDTQYLILLITDVLKKNPGLNNVAPSFRLK, from the coding sequence ATGAACACAAAAATTCTATTATCAATACCTACAGTTGTAATTTGCACTCAATGCAATAACACAACAAATGAAAAGTTACAATACGAGGAGAATTTAGCAAAAGAAATTATTAGTAAACGTAAAGAATATATTGAAAAATTTGAAGACCTTCAAAGTAGAACAATAAACCCCACAGAAGAATTAAATAAAAGTCTCAAAGAACCATATGAAACAATTGAGGGAAATAAAACAATTACGGTTTTTGCTTTAGTCATGAATACAAAAACAAATGTAACATGGATTAAAAACAAAGCATTAACTATTAATGGATTAGACAGCAAACCTATAAGCGAACTTCAAAATAAAATAAGATATTCTTATTCAATATCACCTATTTACGAAAATAGAGCATTAAGTAAGAAAATTATGCCTATTGTTCTATTTGAAACAACACAAAATGGACAGGATTTTGAGGTTACAAGCTTCACTTTAACAGATGCACCAAAGTTAAATTTTAATAAAAGAGAATATTCAGCACTAACTTCTATTTTCTACACGCCACCAAAAAGTGAAAAATCACAAGAAAATGGATATGTTAATGCATATCCATTCTGGATAGCAAATAAAAATGATGAAGTAATAAAAGCCTTAACACAAAATAGATTAATCAGAGCTAAAATAAAAGTTAAAAATCCTAAAACTAGATTTGCTGAGGAATACGATATAGAACTAGATACACAATATCTGATATTACTAATAACAGACGTACTAAAAAAGAATCCAGGACTAAACAACGTAGCGCCTAGTTTTAGGCTTAAGTAA
- a CDS encoding PBSX family phage terminase large subunit has translation MQLNNFPVFLKLQKKFKKKFNVDISSFLQNKDNKIDFKLFEDKYLTLKQKEVLKDIDNNFCSKIIFNGGISSGKTFLASYLLIKLLIVNREYYHKDTNNFIVGSSIGTLLANTLKQIEKICGLLNIEYLLKDSRQVTCTIAGLTLNIYGGKNIDSFTKIRGGNSALVYVNEATLMHKETLLEIMKRLRQKPGIIIFDTNPDHPAHYFKIDYIDNRDVYRTYNFSIYDNPLNSEDFVKTQEAIYKNLSAYKARVLLGEWTTSVDSCFNEVVLNCEYTFKSPIMYIDPAFSVGMDNTAICVFEKMGDKYYAYIYQDRKPISDESILHAISVFAEDFNINTLYIEDRDNTDGYGFLTKIMTSLRQNMNHYFKISAVKPLSNKFVRICTLIPLFNARSIEFLKITDKNVINDIYSYNGLSRCRDDALDALSACYLLLSLKYHDKIKHFSMSRYI, from the coding sequence GTGCAATTAAATAATTTTCCTGTTTTTCTTAAATTACAAAAAAAATTTAAGAAAAAATTTAATGTTGATATTAGTTCTTTTTTACAAAATAAAGATAATAAAATTGATTTTAAGTTGTTTGAAGATAAATATTTAACCTTAAAACAAAAAGAAGTGCTTAAAGATATTGATAATAATTTTTGTTCTAAGATAATCTTTAATGGAGGAATATCTAGTGGTAAGACGTTCTTGGCATCATATTTGCTTATTAAACTTTTAATTGTTAATAGAGAGTATTATCATAAAGATACTAATAATTTTATTGTGGGAAGTTCCATTGGTACTTTGCTTGCAAATACATTAAAACAGATAGAAAAAATATGTGGTCTTTTAAATATAGAATATCTTTTGAAAGATTCAAGACAAGTTACATGTACTATTGCAGGTCTTACACTTAATATTTATGGTGGTAAAAATATTGATTCTTTTACAAAAATTAGAGGTGGTAATTCTGCTTTGGTTTATGTTAATGAGGCAACTTTGATGCATAAAGAAACTTTGCTTGAGATTATGAAAAGACTCAGACAAAAACCAGGCATAATTATTTTTGACACAAATCCAGATCATCCTGCGCATTACTTTAAGATCGATTATATTGATAATAGGGATGTGTATAGAACATATAATTTTAGTATTTATGATAATCCTTTAAATTCAGAAGATTTTGTTAAAACACAAGAGGCAATTTATAAGAATTTGTCTGCATATAAGGCTCGTGTACTTCTTGGGGAATGGACTACTAGTGTTGATTCATGTTTTAATGAAGTGGTTTTAAATTGTGAATATACATTTAAAAGTCCAATTATGTATATTGATCCTGCATTTTCTGTTGGTATGGATAATACTGCTATTTGTGTGTTTGAGAAGATGGGTGATAAATATTATGCTTATATTTATCAAGATAGAAAGCCAATAAGTGATGAATCAATTCTTCATGCAATTAGTGTATTTGCAGAAGATTTTAATATCAATACCCTTTATATTGAAGATAGGGATAATACTGATGGGTATGGATTTTTAACAAAAATTATGACATCTTTAAGACAAAATATGAATCATTATTTTAAAATATCAGCTGTTAAACCTTTAAGTAATAAATTTGTAAGAATATGTACTCTTATACCCTTATTTAATGCTCGTAGTATCGAGTTTTTAAAGATAACAGATAAAAATGTGATTAATGATATTTATAGTTATAATGGGCTCTCTAGATGCAGGGATGATGCTCTTGATGCTCTTAGTGCTTGCTATTTGCTCTTAAGTCTTAAATATCATGATAAAATTAAGCATTTTAGTATGAGTAGATATATTTAA
- a CDS encoding chromosome replication/partitioning protein, with translation MGIEVNKRNLTQNISPEEQVSIHYNKLKERLKINFQKEIFCKIEAMKVLKEIKDNEYYKLDNYASFDDFAKDYRLARTQTYKYLKIATAIEEGIVEEKYVINNGINGTMFLLRNKEGVTIKRSKQNPLRPLRFQLKCPDAYAFYKKNAKLTSFLLERVFSDEKEFLAKIVAQFESLKRVKN, from the coding sequence ATGGGAATAGAGGTTAATAAGAGGAATTTAACTCAAAATATTTCGCCAGAAGAACAAGTATCTATTCACTATAATAAGCTTAAAGAGAGATTGAAAATTAATTTTCAAAAAGAAATTTTTTGTAAAATTGAAGCGATGAAAGTGTTAAAAGAAATTAAAGATAATGAATATTATAAACTTGATAATTATGCCAGTTTTGATGATTTTGCAAAAGATTATAGACTTGCTAGAACTCAGACATATAAATATTTAAAAATAGCCACTGCTATTGAGGAAGGAATTGTTGAAGAGAAGTATGTTATTAACAATGGTATTAATGGGACTATGTTTTTGCTAAGAAATAAAGAGGGTGTTACTATAAAAAGATCTAAGCAGAATCCATTGCGACCTTTAAGATTTCAGCTTAAATGTCCTGATGCTTATGCATTTTATAAAAAAAATGCCAAACTTACAAGTTTTCTTTTAGAGCGAGTTTTCTCAGATGAAAAAGAATTTTTAGCAAAAATAGTGGCTCAATTTGAATCTTTAAAAAGAGTGAAAAATTAA
- a CDS encoding ParA family protein, whose protein sequence is MDRKETKVITVASIKGGVGKSTTSLIFATLLSQSFKVLIIDIDTQASTTSYYFKIIKERGVDLFNRNIYEVLISNLHIDNAVVNVNSNLDLIPSYLTLHKFNSESIPYKEFRLKEQLKLLKFEYDYIILDTNPSLDFTLTNALVCSSYIVVPITAEKWAVESLDLFNFFIEKLSIKAPIYLVNTKFKRNNTHKELLNILKENDNFLGTISEREDLNRKIARNDVFDLNKDYIREYQNTLSVLMDKIKNFVV, encoded by the coding sequence ATGGATAGAAAAGAGACAAAAGTAATTACAGTGGCATCAATTAAGGGTGGAGTAGGCAAAAGTACAACCAGTTTAATATTTGCTACTCTCCTATCTCAATCTTTTAAGGTGTTAATTATCGATATAGATACCCAAGCATCTACCACTAGTTATTATTTTAAGATAATAAAGGAAAGAGGAGTAGATTTATTTAATCGAAATATATATGAGGTTTTAATATCTAATTTGCATATTGATAATGCTGTTGTAAATGTTAATAGCAATTTAGATTTAATACCAAGTTATTTAACTTTGCATAAATTTAATTCTGAATCTATTCCATATAAAGAATTTAGATTAAAAGAACAATTAAAATTATTAAAATTTGAATACGATTATATAATACTTGATACTAATCCTAGTTTAGATTTTACTCTAACTAATGCTTTAGTATGTAGCAGTTACATTGTAGTGCCAATTACAGCAGAAAAGTGGGCAGTTGAAAGTTTAGATTTGTTTAATTTTTTTATAGAAAAATTATCTATAAAGGCTCCTATTTATTTGGTTAATACTAAATTCAAAAGAAATAATACACATAAAGAGTTATTAAACATTTTAAAGGAAAATGACAATTTTTTGGGTACCATATCAGAGAGGGAAGATTTAAATAGAAAAATAGCTAGAAATGATGTTTTTGATTTAAATAAAGATTATATAAGAGAGTATCAAAACACACTCTCAGTTTTGATGGACAAGATTAAGAATTTTGTTGTTTAA